In Bactrocera oleae isolate idBacOlea1 chromosome 5, idBacOlea1, whole genome shotgun sequence, a genomic segment contains:
- the wus gene encoding dnaJ homolog subfamily C member 22: MLRVKATESHSTSAIANGKSLANGKPVANGKSAQPAANTLPQRKSVIIAYILWLFGGIFGLHHLYLHRDRHAFIWWCTLGGYFGVGWLAEIVLIPEYVRDANEDPTFIKSFVAKLQTNQRPPYSAKRFVGEVMIGYLFGQVLLMAIPETIFAGIDWGFLHWLIPVFVSLGVWTVGNIGRERGVWWHCLIGAVAIYPARYLIYDETYSLLLTALVSALVFDTYSKQWLRTPPKRHGVGARSVKLTAALLVYFSLWGCFLYFNGTITDDDGGEVPIHEALRNFLTSAWWTDFTQALTDTYQYAQHHGWYETWKEIFESMDVDGERNSYKVLGVSATASQAEITSAYRRLSKEFHPDKVKDEKLKAAANQRFIEIQQAYNVLSKIKSSRRRKNKKSVDDEPIVL; the protein is encoded by the coding sequence ATGTTAAGAGTGAAGGCAACGGAGTCCCACTCCACTTCCGCAATAGCGAATGGGAAATCATTGGCTAACGGTAAACCTGTTGCTAATGGTAAAAGTGCACAACCCGCAGCAAATACTTTGCCACAACGGAAATCGGTAATAATCGCCTATATTCTTTGGCTTTTTGGTGGTATTTTTGGACTACATCACCTATATTTGCATCGGGATCGACATGCTTTCATCTGGTGGTGCACTTTGGGCGGTTATTTCGGTGTCGGTTGGTTGGCTGAAATAGTTTTAATACCGGAATATGTGCGGGATGCTAATGAGGATCCAACATTTATTAAATCGTTTGTGgcaaaattgcaaacaaatcaACGGCCGCCCTACTCGGCTAAACGTTTTGTGGGTGAAGTTATGATTGGTTATCTCTTTGGACAAGTGCTGCTCATGGCCATACCAGAAACAATATTCGCTGGTATAGATTGGGGTTTCTTGCATTGGCTTATACCGGTATTTGTTTCGTTGGGCGTCTGGACTGTGGGCAATATCGGACGCGAACGTGGGGTTTGGTGGCATTGCTTAATCGGCGCCGTCGCTATATATCCAGCGCGCTATCTAATTTATGATGAGACCTATTCATTGCTATTGACCGCGCTTGTTTCTGCGCTTGTTTTCGACACATATTCAAAACAATGGTTACGTACACCACCGAAACGGCACGGCGTTGGCGCACGCTCGGTGAAACTGACAGCTGCTTTGTTGGTTTACTTTTCATTATGGGgatgttttctttatttcaatGGCACGATTACCGATGACGATGGTGGTGAAGTGCCTATACATGAAGCTTTACGGAATTTCCTTACATCAGCTTGGTGGACAGATTTCACACAAGCCCTTACGGATACATATCAATATGCACAACATCATGGCTGGTATGAGACATGGAAGGAAATATTCGAAAGTATGGACGTGGATGGCGAGCGCAATTCCTACAAAGTGTTGGGTGTAAGTGCAACCGCCTCACAAGCCGAAATTACATCAGCATATCGTCGCCTGTCCAAGGAATTCCATCCGGACAAGGTCAAAGATGAGAAATTGAAAGCGGCTGCAAATCAAcgttttattgaaattcaacAGGCATATAACGTGCTGAGTAAAATCAAATCAAGCCGTCGTCGTAAGAACAAAAAGTCCGTTGACGATGAACCGAtcgttttataa
- the LOC106622067 gene encoding UNC93-like protein isoform X2: MTGFSNGGFENDEPVKPKAGFEPDTASLREKVILNPGEKWRILKNITIISFAFMVQFTAFQGTANLQSSINAKDGLGTVSLSAIYAALVVSCIFLPTLIIRKLTVKWTLVFSMLCYAPYIAFQLFPKFYTLVPAGILVGLGAAPMWASKATYLTQVGQVYAKITEQAVDAIIVRFFGFFFLAWQTAELWGNLISSLVLSSGAHGSGGDANTTISEEDLQYCGANFCVQVSNGHGNLNRPPDHEIFEITMIYLSCIVAAVAIIAIFLDPLKRYGEKRKGSQSAQELSGMELLSATFRQMKKPNQQLLIPITVFIGMEQAFIGADFTQAYVSCALGIHQIGFVMICFGVVNAICSILFGSVMKYIGRLPIIILGAIVHFTLISVELFWRPSPENPLIFYAMSGLWGVGDAVWQTQINGLYGLLFRRNKEAAFSNYRLWESAGFVIAYAYATTLCARMKLYVLMAVLALGCIGYTIVEILYRRKQRKLKKQEKLEAAAKEKEAAAAAAAAEANATAEVEETDDELDDLEEDIVVTHF; this comes from the exons CCAAAAGCTGGTTTTGAGCCAGACACAGCATCACTCAGAGAGAAAGTCATTTTAAATCCGGGCGAAAAATggcgaattttgaaaaatatcacCATCATATCATTTGCATTCATGGTACAATTCACAGCGTTTCAG GGCACGGCCAATTTACAGTCCTCGATTAATGCCAAAGATGGCTTAGGCACTGTGTCGTTGAGCGCAATTTACGCGGCGCTCGTCGTCTCATGCATCTTCCTACCCACACTTATTATACGCAAATTGACTGTGAAATGGACGCTGGTCTTCAGTATGCTGTGCTATGCGCCGTACATTGCCTTCCAATTGTTCCCAAA ATTCTACACATTGGTTCCTGCTGGTATTCTAGTCGGTTTGGGTGCCGCTCCTATGTGGGCATCTAAGGCCACCTATTTGACACAGGTCGGTCAAGTTTATGCGAAAATAACCGAACAAGCTGTGGATGCGATAATTGTGCGGTTCTTCGGCTTCTTCTTCTTGGCCTGGCAAACGGCCGAGCTGTGGGGAAATCTGATCTCTAGTTTGG TGCTTTCGAGCGGCGCTCATGGAAGTGGCGGCGATGCCAACACAACCATCTCCGAAGAGGATCTGCAATACTGCGGTGCCAACTTCTGTGTGCAAGTATCCAATGGACATGGCAACTTGAACCGCCCACCAGATCATGAAATCTTCGAAATCACCATGATCTACTTGTCttgtattgttgctgctgttgccatTATTGCCATCTTCTTGGATCCACTAAAACGTTATGGTGAGAAACGTAAGGGCTCACAGTCTGCACAAGAATTATCCGGCATGGAATTACTATCGGCCACTTTCCGTCAAATGAAGAAGCCCAATCAACAGCTGCTCATTCCCATCACCGTTTTCATTGGCATGGAACAGGCTTTCATTGGTGCCGATTTCACACAAGCTTATGTGTCTTGCGCTTTGGGTATCCATCAAATTGGTTTCGTGATGATCTGTTTCGGCGTGGTCAATGCTATTTGCTCGATTCTCTTCGGTTCGGTGATGAAATATATTGGACGTTTGCCCATTATTATACTCGGCGCTATCGTGCATTTCACACTTATCTCCGTGGAATTGTTCTGGCGTCCCAGCCCCGAAAATCCACTCATCTTCTACGCTATGTCTGGTTTGTGGGGTGTCGGCGATGCTGTATGGCAAACACAAATTAACGGTCTATACGGTCTACTCTTCCGTCGCAACAAGGAAGCGGCCTTCTCCAACTACCGTCTCTGGGAGTCAGCCGGTTTTGTTATCGCCTATGCATATGCTACAACATTGTGTGCGCGCATGAAGCTTTATGTGCTTATGGCCGTTTTGGCTTTGGGATGCATTGGCTATACTATTGTAGAGATTCTGTACAGAAGAAAG caACGCAAGCTAAAGAAACAAGAGAAATTGGAGGCTGCCGCCAAGGAGAAGGAAGCCGCTGCAGCAGCAGCCGCCGCCGAGGCTAATGCCACCGCTGAAGTGGAGGAGACCGACGATGAGCTGGATGATCTCGAAGAGGATATTGTTGTGACGCATTTCTAA
- the LOC106622067 gene encoding UNC93-like protein isoform X1 — MSLHQNFSFCSIGSFVSIPKAGFEPDTASLREKVILNPGEKWRILKNITIISFAFMVQFTAFQGTANLQSSINAKDGLGTVSLSAIYAALVVSCIFLPTLIIRKLTVKWTLVFSMLCYAPYIAFQLFPKFYTLVPAGILVGLGAAPMWASKATYLTQVGQVYAKITEQAVDAIIVRFFGFFFLAWQTAELWGNLISSLVLSSGAHGSGGDANTTISEEDLQYCGANFCVQVSNGHGNLNRPPDHEIFEITMIYLSCIVAAVAIIAIFLDPLKRYGEKRKGSQSAQELSGMELLSATFRQMKKPNQQLLIPITVFIGMEQAFIGADFTQAYVSCALGIHQIGFVMICFGVVNAICSILFGSVMKYIGRLPIIILGAIVHFTLISVELFWRPSPENPLIFYAMSGLWGVGDAVWQTQINGLYGLLFRRNKEAAFSNYRLWESAGFVIAYAYATTLCARMKLYVLMAVLALGCIGYTIVEILYRRKQRKLKKQEKLEAAAKEKEAAAAAAAAEANATAEVEETDDELDDLEEDIVVTHF, encoded by the exons ATGTCATTACaccaaaacttttcattttGCTCGATTGGTTCATTCGTTTCAATT CCAAAAGCTGGTTTTGAGCCAGACACAGCATCACTCAGAGAGAAAGTCATTTTAAATCCGGGCGAAAAATggcgaattttgaaaaatatcacCATCATATCATTTGCATTCATGGTACAATTCACAGCGTTTCAG GGCACGGCCAATTTACAGTCCTCGATTAATGCCAAAGATGGCTTAGGCACTGTGTCGTTGAGCGCAATTTACGCGGCGCTCGTCGTCTCATGCATCTTCCTACCCACACTTATTATACGCAAATTGACTGTGAAATGGACGCTGGTCTTCAGTATGCTGTGCTATGCGCCGTACATTGCCTTCCAATTGTTCCCAAA ATTCTACACATTGGTTCCTGCTGGTATTCTAGTCGGTTTGGGTGCCGCTCCTATGTGGGCATCTAAGGCCACCTATTTGACACAGGTCGGTCAAGTTTATGCGAAAATAACCGAACAAGCTGTGGATGCGATAATTGTGCGGTTCTTCGGCTTCTTCTTCTTGGCCTGGCAAACGGCCGAGCTGTGGGGAAATCTGATCTCTAGTTTGG TGCTTTCGAGCGGCGCTCATGGAAGTGGCGGCGATGCCAACACAACCATCTCCGAAGAGGATCTGCAATACTGCGGTGCCAACTTCTGTGTGCAAGTATCCAATGGACATGGCAACTTGAACCGCCCACCAGATCATGAAATCTTCGAAATCACCATGATCTACTTGTCttgtattgttgctgctgttgccatTATTGCCATCTTCTTGGATCCACTAAAACGTTATGGTGAGAAACGTAAGGGCTCACAGTCTGCACAAGAATTATCCGGCATGGAATTACTATCGGCCACTTTCCGTCAAATGAAGAAGCCCAATCAACAGCTGCTCATTCCCATCACCGTTTTCATTGGCATGGAACAGGCTTTCATTGGTGCCGATTTCACACAAGCTTATGTGTCTTGCGCTTTGGGTATCCATCAAATTGGTTTCGTGATGATCTGTTTCGGCGTGGTCAATGCTATTTGCTCGATTCTCTTCGGTTCGGTGATGAAATATATTGGACGTTTGCCCATTATTATACTCGGCGCTATCGTGCATTTCACACTTATCTCCGTGGAATTGTTCTGGCGTCCCAGCCCCGAAAATCCACTCATCTTCTACGCTATGTCTGGTTTGTGGGGTGTCGGCGATGCTGTATGGCAAACACAAATTAACGGTCTATACGGTCTACTCTTCCGTCGCAACAAGGAAGCGGCCTTCTCCAACTACCGTCTCTGGGAGTCAGCCGGTTTTGTTATCGCCTATGCATATGCTACAACATTGTGTGCGCGCATGAAGCTTTATGTGCTTATGGCCGTTTTGGCTTTGGGATGCATTGGCTATACTATTGTAGAGATTCTGTACAGAAGAAAG caACGCAAGCTAAAGAAACAAGAGAAATTGGAGGCTGCCGCCAAGGAGAAGGAAGCCGCTGCAGCAGCAGCCGCCGCCGAGGCTAATGCCACCGCTGAAGTGGAGGAGACCGACGATGAGCTGGATGATCTCGAAGAGGATATTGTTGTGACGCATTTCTAA